The genomic DNA tatttggtgTGACCCCCCATTAACATGTTGCAGGTGGTTTTTCATTGAATGCACCATCTTTGGTAGGACATATTCCAATAGGATGTTATGCCACGTTTCGAGTATGGCAGACATCACTGCTGTTCGATTTTTGAACTCATTTTGCCACTTTTTCTTTAGATAGACCCACAAATTGCTGATGAGGTTAAGATCTGGGCAGGGTATCAATGATCTTGTCACAGTTAGAAGGTAGCCAATCCCGTACCTGAAGCTCTTTATGACTTGGATCATTGTTTTGATATTTGGATGTTGGCTTTTGATTGTTGGAAAAGCCAAATTTCACTGTACTTGTGTATCCAAATTTTGGAGGTACTATGCTGTATATATAGTGTTTTCTATGAATATCAAATTCCCCACTCCTCGGCTGGAGATACAGTTCCAAATCAATAGTGacagttttccaaattttaatGTTGGAACGACGTTTTGCTTTTCAAGCGTAGTTAACGCCTTGCATCATACTCTGCTTGGGCCATCGTTTTAATACTGCATAATTGTGGTTTCGTCACAAAATATGACGTTATCCTAATGTTCTACCGGATCACATTAAGCACGACCACCTCCATCCTTTGCTTCGAATCTGCCCTGGTTTTCCGCGCGACTTATGACATTGTAAACTGTTTTTTGAGATACAGAAAACATATCAACCAACTCCGCTACAGATTTGCCCAACTTGTGATTGTAGTAAATCAATTGAACTAcctcaaatattaatattttatcggGAATTTTGAAACAGCAGGTTTTcaaccaaataaaattaaattcaaaggaTGCATAACAATATACACTGCAGAAAGCATAGATAACGGTTAATTACCGTTTTTGCTTAAAGCGAGAGCAAAACACAATCGTTAAGCGGAATGTGTGAAGAGTTTGTTGACAGTGTCAAAAATGTGTAAACTAAGTTTTtgttcatattaattttttggtgcatattaattaatttatatttatttattggttgcaataaactcaaaaatataatagtttttctttaaaaaaatttgtttgaactaaacaaaagtttgtaattttctcaattaaagtcaaaatttaaacttttaattcaGCGTGTAAAGTGTTTCTTGACAAACTGCAAATGCAACGATGGTTTTTTATGAGGCAGTGTTCAGATAAGATAAATATTCTAATCTTTAGCtcctattaataaaaaaagactGACTTACTGACATTTTCTATccgaaatgtatgtgtgtatgtaatattTGCCAGCCTTTTTGTCAAGATCTATTATGTGTGACAGAAATTTGAGTCCTACAAGTTTTAAGCTCCTCGACAAACAAAGTAATATTATTCGGTTTTCTTAGAATGCAACAAGGcttaattttactatttttaaaatattttactatttttaaaatattttactattttatataaatttaaatatacatgcattaaatatatatgcacaaaaTAGCCGTTCGAAAATAATATTCACATAAAtgttaaatattcaattatCCCATTGATTAATTCTTAGTTTATCAttgatatatgaaaatataaaataatcaaacaatGTTGAATGAATTATGCAAGTTTACAAAATTGACAGCATTTGATAAAATGAAATACGTATAACCCCTCAGTTATAATGCTGTTAATTATAGGTACATATACTACgttttaatgaaaaagtatacaAAGCCCCAAACGGGCATATGAATCTAAATTTAAACGAATACCTTTAAATCCaattattttctcatttttgccttaaaataCACCTTGTCCATAAAAGTATTCACAttgtaaatacaataatatattacattgattatattatattaacgtcTAGAAAGTTCATATAAGTTTACATAAATACGGGAGTTATACTGAACTGATTCTAACTACTTCGAAATAGTAAACATACGTCTTTGTACCACTATTTTatcaaaacaataatttttaagtttttccatctacatacatgtgtatgtaaagTAATTCCTTTTACtacaattatatatttcttgcagttatatatattttactttgagAGAAatcattatgaaatttttttatcaccGGTAATgattattttcatacatatgtataaaatatcgCTTTAATCAATGTGTGTTCTTATATACTTTTTAGGTGCAGAGCGATTACTGAGGCATCTCAATGCTAATAAGATTCCCATAGCATTGGCTACTAGTTCTGGCGAGCATATGGTTGAAATAAAAGTTACTAATCATCGCGACATATTCGAACTTTTTCATCATCGTGTTTGTGGGTCTACTGACCCAGAAGTTAAAGCAGGCAAACCTTCTCCTGACATATTTCTTATAGCTGCTTCTCATTTCTCGGATAAACCTGACTCATCAAACTGTCTTGTGTTTGAAGACGCCCCAAATGGCGTACAGGCAGCCTTAAAAGCAGGGATGCAAGTTGTGATGGTACCAGATGAACTAATAACGGAAGAGTTACACAAGGGAGCAACTCAGGTGTTGAAGTCTTTAGAAGATTTTAATCCCGAAGATTTTGGCTTGCCGCCTTTTCCAATAATTGGCtaagttataatttaaaaccaaaaaattatattgtttatcTTATACAAGagcttaataaaattcaaattagatGTGTGAcgtttctttattatattttattattacgatAAACATATGTTCACAGTTTTGGCTTGtagtcaaaaatatataaaatttacgcTTTTGCTACAGCTTCTACTTGCTTTTGAATTTCTGGTGCTGATTGATTTGTCAATGGAACGGAAGTTTCTTTACCTAGAACtatgaacaaaaaattataatttacataaagttTCTACTATATCATGAACTTACCATATCGTGCCCATAATCGCGGCTGAACCCCTGAACACTCTCGAATTAAAATTGGCAATTCTGGGTTATTCTTCTTAAGGTTTGGATAAAATTTCTCCACGTATTCTCTAAAATATAATTGCATTTtattaatgtatttatataggaAAGTGTGGtctgtattaaaataaacaatgaaAAGAACACTGTATAGCTAAATTTGAGGAAAAAATATTcacagaatattaaaaaaaatataagtacagCAGGGTTgcgacatttttattaaaatttggatttccattttttaaatccgattttgtgtttaaattaaacttatttcaaaatagtaattaaaaatattacaaaatcagaatttaacaagtaaggaagcgctaagttcggatgtaaccgaacattttatactctcgcaaagtcaaatggtatactcgtttgagatttctttgtggattgactgatattttcggtagaaggtcaactataggcactggggtccacatatttagtacttaggggcttgaacagttttggttcgatttagacaatttttggtcacaaggtggcatactttaaacgtattattcacgcaaagttttaccccgatataatcattgttgcttgatttgcatagtggaaagtg from Bactrocera oleae isolate idBacOlea1 chromosome 3, idBacOlea1, whole genome shotgun sequence includes the following:
- the LOC138855997 gene encoding probable pseudouridine-5'-phosphatase isoform X2 — its product is MTVYISKATDFSYGYQSKIYTEKLYSQATQEILDPYGKTYTWDVKVSVMGLQTQQVAEAIVAAYKLPISWEEYAQRQRERTEILMTEAELMPGAERLLRHLNANKIPIALATSSGEHMVEIKVTNHRDIFELFHHRVCGSTDPEVKAGKPSPDIFLIAASHFSDKPDSSNCLVFEDAPNGVQAALKAGMQVVMVPDELITEELHKGATQVLKSLEDFNPEDFGLPPFPIIG
- the LOC138855997 gene encoding probable pseudouridine-5'-phosphatase isoform X1, whose amino-acid sequence is MTVYISKATDFSYGYQSKIYTEKLYSQATQEILDPYDTEVGYEEIVRQIAGSFNKSYPRDVRVKMLGTTEQKSAAIAVNELELPITVEEYLKRFTNKCKEMLGNSPLMQGAERLLRHLNANKIPIALATSSGEHMVEIKVTNHRDIFELFHHRVCGSTDPEVKAGKPSPDIFLIAASHFSDKPDSSNCLVFEDAPNGVQAALKAGMQVVMVPDELITEELHKGATQVLKSLEDFNPEDFGLPPFPIIG
- the ND-B8 gene encoding NADH dehydrogenase [ubiquinone] 1 alpha subcomplex subunit 2 isoform X1, which codes for MRASIVRWSKVSPKLKELRIHLCQTGEASKGVREYVEKFYPNLKKNNPELPILIRECSGVQPRLWARYVLGKETSVPLTNQSAPEIQKQVEAVAKA